In Bombus vancouverensis nearcticus chromosome 1, iyBomVanc1_principal, whole genome shotgun sequence, a single genomic region encodes these proteins:
- the Not1 gene encoding CCR4-NOT transcription complex subunit 1 isoform X1: protein MNLDSLSFTLSQISYLVTNLNKKNFRDSCQEISVLVQWKGLEADRHLLRSLLSCIDFSTGESPELSARDYFQVQLLKQECTNLLSKPSFISNLCFAIDHPFHQQKTLNPSPKFFLRLKKALGLTLVQEVAFAIALLHSENTEIRTLALEHVQKQLPELIKNYINSETSNRHHEEGLHDSLPEVLHLILSQAFHSANQFGLSSEAKEKFLKNLRRDFPRELVPVVLAPLLYPDNGETPQTKIELNMAVNQMDGNSLVELIMELGYGFTNSVEECRSALAGLGAREISPTCAARVLGHMARSCSSLDDAGGLQSFWGNSGATQDANKEKSSDNAAPTTWNVEVFVQALKEIQSTLSWNEVIVKLDHAEFVIKDRQGLNLLITGLRLGLQHQGYPPDMFPVELFYRHWDNIEGQFSLVQQILKCPDIFCFADYPYHSVTVDVLKAAPESDSKEAQTWRSLNVVELLLHMAERGLYGPVQEIFKWPIQHCPDVLVLALLQISAPITILRQELLSTLMPIFLGNHPNSAVILHHAWHGNTVKIKSIIMHAMAEWYIRGDHDQTRLSRILDVAQDLKALTHLLTAQSYPFVIDLACLASRREYLKLEKWLTDKIREQGEVFVTACVKFLQRRCPQVMGPGIKEDLTVPKASQLPQETLTTMLACLQVCAGSVSQECSEAIMTMVQNCSLMLSKSTMSRPPPPGVLRHRGLEPFNPATLGGQLFSSKQVDPLGNLSSSLASIGLGSSLGPPSSSAFNLSGALGPLVSAPGSPSRLMGPSPSPFPMLPLSSQLHSGPVGTQGPSVLPGSTTIGGLGRLGPPTGIEKARIPEASNLFPDMAQNVSKEIEDEANSYFQRIYNHPPHPTLSIDEVLDMLKKFQDSGSKREREVFNCMLRNLFEEYRFFPQYPDKELQITAQLFGGIIERGLISSYMTLGLALRFVLDALRKPEGSKMYYFGITALDRFKSRLKDYQTYCDHVRAIQHFSEFPPHLIEYIEYGFQGQEPPTRPQGPVLPKSLAAMLAPVTTPYKTITTTTITTSTTQAKSSTTPTTSLSARPSIANATNIDTLLVATDKEEKITTPPEALQDKTAFIFNNLSQLNLQQKCDEIREIVTEEYWPWMAQYLVMKRASIELNFHALYSNFLDCLKLPEVYKMVTRETFRNIKVLLRSDKGIANFSDRSLLKNLGHWLGMLTLGRNKPILHIDIDLKSLLVEAYHKGQQELLYVVPFVAKVLESCAKSRVFRPPNPWTMAIMNVLAELHQEPDLKLNLKFEIEVLCKNLSIDVGELKPALYLKDPEKLRNLEYQLSHPNKKSESNNNQQQTQGPIEELVGPTTAGTIVPQTAPANTTPSLPTGPPEPRFNYMDISVTGIANISQHITINNNLPLFQTHPHLKQFVRPAVERAIQEWIHPVVDRSIKIALTTSEQIVRKDFALDPEEVRMRTAARHMVRNLTAGMAMITCRDQVLASISTNLKQAFLTAMMGTTPQQKELAEQAANVVAADNMELACAFVQKTAIEKAIPEMDKRLLNEIELRKIARQEGRRYCDPLLKYQAERMPEQIRLKVGGVTPQQMAVYEEFARNIPGFLPLSERDTQALLMPKPVTEPTVTAFAANPAVAVATAQQVAAYAAAVSNDEVGAMLEKLAAEVEVLLAAMGPVTPPPQHAALHSLLDSIILTRRSRDAGAAMTLLKKAVEGLLDGPTITSGVIDSEIILRYRELHLRILKCLQDPRAYGMQWTNKHITRCLTECREEFRYNFEAVDYLIRSHLISLPQYDLALAQAIDSGNSMATAFAMQLVQLYLIDERQTTHVAESDLFHTIEILARIAHHRAPPEGILLFRLTNLIESLRLNHDTGVLADRAPAGPTAHIHSGILQVRARDFDDPPGLMEKTEYLLREWISMHHNPTHARDPTKAFGMFVHQMNIHGILKTDDLITRFFKLSTQMCVDSCYRALAETNSVECIVRAKCFHSLDAFVRLIALLVKHSGDSTNTHTKINLLNKVLGIVAGVLLQDQEMRGTDFQQLPYHRIFIMLFLELCTPEPVLEAINYQVLTAFCHTLHILRPAKASGFCYAWLDIVAHRVFIGRTLAITPQQKCWGMYAQLLIDLFKYLASYLRNTELAKPVHTLYRGTVRVLLVLLHDFPEFLCEYHYGFCDVIPLNCTQMKNIILSAYPRSMRLPDPFTPNLTVNLLQQATHTPRILTNFASMIQPLSFKKELDSYLKARAPVTFLSELRSNLQVSQDTGFRYNIPLMNALVLYVGTQAISFIRSKGHTPNMSAIAHSAHMDIFQNLAVDLDTEGRYLFINAIMNQLRYPNTHTNYFCCTLLYLFVEANTQAIQEQITRVILERLVVNRPHPWGLLVTFVELIKNPTYKFWTHEFIHCAPEIEKLFDSIAHSCRNLKDLESIREPNIPE from the exons ATGAACCTGGACTCGTTATCTTTTACTTTGTCACAAATCAGTTATTTGGTTAcgaatttaaataagaaaaattttcGAGACAGCTGCCAAGAAATATCAGTT CTGGTGCAGTGGAAGGGTTTGGAGGCAGACAGACATTTGCTGCGCTCTTTACTCTCGTGCATCGACTTTTCTACAGGAGAGTCACCAGAATTAAGTGCGAGAGATTACTTTCAAGTGCAACTTCTAAAACAAGAGTGTACTAATCTTCTTAGCAAACcttcttttatttctaatcTGTGCTTTGCTATAGACCATCCATTTCATCAACAAAAg ACTTTGAACCCATCACCAAAGTTTTTTTTACGTTTAAAAAAGGCACTTGGGTTAACTCTGGTACAAGAAGTTGCATTTGCGATTGCATTGCTCCATTCTGAAAATACTGAAATTCGTACATTAGCTCTAGAGCACGTACAAAAACAGCTGCCTgaattgataaaaaattatattaattctgAAACAAGCAACAGACATCACGAAGAAGGATTGCACGATTCATTACCTGAAGTTCTTCATCTTATATTGTCTCAAGCTTTTCATTCAGCCAATCAATTTGGCCTTTCATCTGAAGCAAAAGAAAAATTTCTCAAGAATTTGAGGCGCGATTTTCCCCGTGAGCTGGTACCAGTGGTGCTAGCACCACTCTTGTACCCAGACAACGGGGAAACTCCGCAAACCAAAATCGAACTAAACATGGCTGTTAATCAAATG GATGGGAATTCTCTAGTAGAATTGATTATGGAATTAGGATATGGATTCACTAACAGTGTTGAAGAATGTCGATCAGCTTTGGCTGGTTTAGGGGCTcgagaaatatctccaacatgCGCAGCAAGGGTTTTAGGTCATATGGCACGTAGCTGTAGTAGTCTTGATGATGCTGGAGGATTACAATCATTTTGGGGTAATTCAGGAGCTACACAAGATGCAAATAAGGAAAAATCAAGTGATAATGCTGCTCCTACTACATGGAATGTTGAAGTTTTTGTTCAAGCTTTAAAAGAAATT CAATCAACATTATCTTGGAATGAAGTGATAGTTAAACTAGATCATGCAGAATTTGTTATCAAAGATAGACAAGGATTGAATTTGTTGATCACAGGATTAAGGTTGGGATTGCAACATCAAGGATATCCTCCAGATATGTTTCCCGTGGAACTTTTTTATCGTCATTGGGATAACATAGAAGGACAGTTTTCTTTAGTGCAACAAATTTTAAAGTGCcctgatatattttgtttcgcCGATTATCCATATCATTCTGTAACTGTTGATGTATTGAAAGCAGCACCAGAGAGTGACAGTAAGGAAGCACAAACTTGGAGGTCCTTAAATGTAGTTGAATTACTCTTGCATATGGCAGAAAGAGGACTGTATGGACCAGttcaagaaatatttaaatggcCCATTCAACACTGCCCTGATGTTCTTGTATTAGCATTATTACAAATTAGTGCTCCTATTACAATACTTAGACAAGAATTACTTAGTACATTAATGCCTATTTTTCTTGGGAATCATCCAAATTCAGCTGTTATTCTACATCATGCATGGCATGGAAATACAGttaaaataaaatctattaTTATGCATGCTATGGCAGAATGGTATATACGTGGAGATCATGATCAAACAAGACTATCTCGTATTCTTGATGTTGCTCAAGACCTCAAAGCATTAACTCATTTATTGACTGCTCAATCGTATCCATTTGTTATTGATCTAGCCTGTTTGGCTTCAAGAagagaatatttaaaattagaaaaatggTTGACTGATAAAATTAGAGAACAAGGAGAAGTTTTTGTTACTGCTTGTGTAAAGTTTTTACAAAGACGTTGTCCTCAAGTAATGGGACCTGGTATAAAGGAAGATCTTACAGTACCAAAAGCAAGTCAACTTCCACAAGAAACACTAACAACAATGCTTGCTTGTTTGCAAGTATGCGCTGG aAGTGTATCTCAAGAATGTTCCGAGGCAATAATGACAATGGTACAAAATTGTAGTCTAATGTTGAGTAAAAGTACAATGAGTAGACCTCCACCACCAGGAGTTTTACGACATCGTGGATTGGAACCTTTTAATCCAGCAACTTTGGGAGGACAG ttgttttcttcaaaaCAAGTGGATCCGCTTGGAAATTTAAGTTCAAGTCTTGCATCTATTGGTTTGGGTTCCAGTCTTGGTCCACCAAGTAGTTCTGCGTTTAATTTATCAGGTGCACTTGGACCTTTAGTATCAGCACCTGGCTCTCCATCTCGTCTCATGGGACCTTCTCCAAGTCCATTTCCAATGTTACCGTTATCTTCACAGTTGCATTCAGGACCAGTTGGTACGCAAGGACCATCTGTTTTACCTGGAAGTACAACAATCGGAGGATTAGGACGACTTGGACCACCAACAGGCATTGAAAAAGCAAGAATACCTGAAGCATCGAACTTATTTCCTGATATGGCACAAAATGTTTCCAAAGAAATTGAAGATGAAGCAAACAGTTACTTTCAGCGAATATACAACCATCCGCCACATCCTACCTTATCAATTGATGAAGTTCTTGATATGTTAAAAAAATTTCAAGATTCTGGTagtaaaagagagagagaagtatTCAACTGTATGTTGCGAAACTTATTTGAGGAATATCGATTTTTTCCTCAATACCCAGATAAAGAGTTGCAAATTACGGCACAATTATTCGGAGGAATTATCGAAAGAGGATTGATTAGTAGCTATATGACACTTGGATTAGCTCTGAGATTTGTATTGGATGCACTTAGGAAACCAGAAGGCAGCAAGATGTATTACTTTGGCATAACAGCTCTGGATCGGTTCAAAAGCCGTTTAAAAGACTACCAAACATACTGTGATCACGTCAGGGCAATTCAACATTTCAGTGAGTTCCCACCACATTTAATTGAGTATATAGAATATGGATTCCAGGGGCAGGAGCCTCCCACAAGACCTCAAGGTCCAGTTCTCCCAAAATCTTTAGCAGCTATGCTGGCACCAGTTACTACACCATATAAAACTattacaacaacaacaataacgacAAGCACTACTCAAGCGAAATCATCCACGACTCCAACCACCTCTCTCTCAGCCAGA cCTTCTATTGCTAATGCAACAAACATTGATACGTTATTAGTAGCAACCGATAAAGAAGAAAAGATAACAACACCTCCAGAAGCTTTGCAAGATAAAACAGCATTCATCTTCAATAATCTTAGTCAACTTAATTTACAACAAAAATGTGACGAAATTCGAGAAATTGTCACAGAAGAGTATTGGCCTTGGATGGCTCAGTATTTAGTAATGAAACGTGCAAGCATAGAATTAAATTTCCATGCTTTATATTCAAATTTTCTGGACTGTTTGAAATTACCAGAAGTGTACAAAATGGTTACTAGAGAAACATTTAGAAACATAAAGGTTTTATTACGGAGTGATAAAGGAATAGCGAATTTTTCTGATCGCTcacttttaaaaaatttaggTCATTGGCTAGGAATGTTAACTCTTGGCAGAAATAAACCGATTTTACACATTGATATAGATCTAAAAAGTTTACTTGTCGAAGCATATCACAAAGGTCAACAAGAACTTCTTTATGTTGTTCCATTTGTTGCTAAAGTACTTGAAAGTTGTGCAAAAAGTCGTGTTTTTCGTCCACCTAATCCTTGGACAATGGCAATTATGAATGTATTAGCAGAATTACATCAAGAACCAGACctaaaattgaatttaaaattcgAGATAGAAGTATTATGCAAAAATTTAAGCATTGATGTAGGTGAATTAAAACCTGCGCTTTATTTAAAAGATCCAGAAAAATTACGGAACTTAGAATATCAGCTATCACATCCTAATAAAAAGTCTGAATCAAACAACAATCAGCAACAAACACAAGGTCCTATTGAAGAATTGGTTGGTCCTACTACAGCTGGAACTATTGTTCCACAAACAGCTCCAGCAAATACAACACCATCTTTACCTACTGGTCCACCAGAGCCGCGTTTTAATTATATGGATATTTCTGTAACAGGGATTGCTAATATTTCTCAACATATCaccattaataataatttgccATTATTCCAAACGCACCCACATTTGAAACAATTTGTTCGTCCAGCTGTTGAAAGAGCAATTCAAGAATGGATTCATCCTGTAGTTGATCGATCGATCAAAATAGCTCTAACCACTAGCGAACAAATTGTGAGAAAAGACTTTGCATTAGATCCAGAAGAAGTTCGAATGAGAACAGCAGCAAGACATATGGTTCGTAATTTAACTGCTGGAATGGCTATGATTACTTGCCGTGATCAAGTTTTGGCGTCAATTAGTACAAATTTAAAACAAGCTTTTTTAACTGCAATGATGGGCACCACCCCACAACAAAAAGAACTTGCAGAACAAGCAGCTAATGTAGTAGCTGCTGATAATATGGAACTTGCTTGCGCATTTGTACAAAAAACAGCTATTGAAAAGGCAATTCCAGAAATGGATAAACGTTTATTGAATGAAATTGAATTACGAAAAATTGCACGGCAAGAAGGAAGAAGATATTGCGATCCATTACTTAAATATCAAGCTGAGAGAATGCCTGAACAAATAAGACTAAAAGTTGGCGGAGTGACGCCTCAACAAATGGCTGTTTATGAAGAATTTGCGAGGAATATTCCAGGATTCTTACCACTATCTGAACGAGACACACAAGCTTTGTTAATGCCAAAACCTGTTACA GAACCTACTGTAACTGCATTTGCTGCTAATCCAGCAGTTGCAGTAGCGACGGCACAACAAGTTGCTGCATATGCAGCAGCTGTGAGTAACGATGAAGTTGGAGCTATGTTAGAAAAACTTGCAGCTGAAGTTGAAGTATTGCTTGCTGCAATGGGTCCAGTTACACCTCCTCCACAACATGCTGCTCTTCACAGTCTCTTAGATTCTATTATCCTAACACGAAGATCAAGAGATGCAGGCGCTGCTATGACATTACttaaaaaa GCTGTAGAAGGTTTATTAGATGGCCCTACCATTACCAGCGGTGTAATAGATTCAGAAATTATATTGCGATATAGAGAACTTCATCTACGTATTTTAAAATGTTTACAAGATCCACGTGCCTATGGCATGCAATGGACAAACAAACACATTACTCGGTGTTTAACTGAGTGTCGAGAAGAGTTTCGATACAACTTCGAAGCTGTCGATTATCTTATCAG GTCTCATTTAATTAGTCTTCCACAGTATGATTTAGCTTTGGCTCAAGCTATAGATTCTGGAAATTCTATGGCGACAGCATTTGCTATGCAGTTGGTGCAACTTTATTTAATTGATGAAAGACAAACTACACATGTTGCCGAATCTGACCTATTTCACACAATTGAAATACTTGCCCGAATAGCTCACCACAGAGCACCACCTGAAGG aatTTTACTGTTTAGACTGACAAATCTGATAGAATCATTGCGCCTAAATCATGATACAGGAGTATTAGCAGACAGAGCTCCTGCTGGCCCTACGGCGCATATTCATTCTGGAATTCTACAGGTGAGA gCTCGTGACTTTGACGATCCACCTGGATTGATGGAAAAGACGGAATATTTGTTACGCGAATGGATCTCAATGCATCATAATCCAACGCATGCTCGTGATCCCACGAAAGCTTTCGGAATGTTTGTCCATCAAATGAACATTCATGGAATCCTTAAAACAGACGATCTCATAACAAGATTCTTTAAGTTGAGTACTCAGATGTGTGTCGATTCGTGTTATCGTGCTTTAGCTGAGACAAATTCTGTAGAATGTATTGTTCGTGCGAAATGTTTCCATTCGTTGGATGCTTTCGTTCGTTTGATCGCACTTCTGGTAAAACATTCTGGTGACAGCACAAACACtcatacaaaaattaatttactgAACAAGGTTTTGGGAATCGTTGCTGGTGTATTACTACAGGATCAGGAAATGCGAGGAACTGATTTTCAACAATTACCGTATCATAGAATTTTCATCATGCTTTTTTTGGAACTTTGCACCCCTGAACCTGTATTGGAAGCAATAAATTATCAAGTATTAACTGCTTTCTGCCATACGCTACATATACTTAGACCAGCCAAAGCTTCAGGATTTTGTTACGCTTGGTTGGATATAGTTGCACACAGAGTCTTTATTGGACGTACGCTTGCGATTACACCACAACAAAAATGTTGGGGCATGTATGCGCAACTTTTAATTGATCTCTTTAAGTACCTTGCATCATACCTTCGAAACACGGAACTTGCAAAGCCTGTTCATACATTATACAGAGGAACAGTTAGAGTACTATTAGTCTTATTACACGATTTTCCTGAATTTCTTTGTGAATATCACTATGGATTTTGTGATGTAATTCCACTTAATTGCACAcagatgaaaaatattattttaagtgCATATCCAAGAAGTATGCGGTTACCTGATCCATTCACGCCGAATTTAACAGTTAATCTGCTACAACAAGCAACACATACCCCCCGAATATTGACAAATTTTGCATCTATGATACAGCCATTAAGTTTCAAAAAAGAACTTGATTCGTATTTAAAAGCGCGAGCTCCAGTTACTTTCCTTTCTGAATTGCGTAGTAATTTACAAGTGTCTCAAGACACCGGTTTTCGCTATAATATTCCATTAATGAACGCTCTCGTACTTTATGTTGGGACACAAGCTATATCTTTTATTCGCAGTAAAGGACATACGCCTAACATGTCTGCTATCGCACATTCTGCACATATGGATATATTTCAAAACTTGGCAGTGGATCTTGATACAGAAGGCCGTTATTTATTCATAAATGCAATTATGAATCAGTTGCGGTATCCTAACACCCATACGAATTACTTCTGTTGTACACTTCTGTACTTGTTTGTTGAAGCTAATACGCAAGCGATACAAGAACAAATTACAAGAGTTATTCTTGAAAGACTTGTTGTAAATAGACCTCACCCATGGGGTCTTCTTGTTACTTTTGTTGAACTTATCAAAAATCCAACATACAAATTCTGGACGCATGAATTTATTCACTGTGCACCAGAAATTGAAAA GTTATTCGATTCAATAGCTCATTCGTGTAGGAACCTAAAAGATTTAGAATCCATTCGGGAACCGAATATCCCAGAGTGA